A stretch of the Acyrthosiphon pisum isolate AL4f chromosome A2, pea_aphid_22Mar2018_4r6ur, whole genome shotgun sequence genome encodes the following:
- the LOC100167985 gene encoding RRP12-like protein isoform X2, translating to MAKFRKKLKSKGKRWVKGQSSVTNPDSKKYRSQAQINFCKPIFGGTVQNEGKSLLTQNKLKEHDNITNSYGFNKSKPDDVMSHTSASTYKTFETFASDWSSCTNPSFNRLLKNFSSNSYLHKEMLAILAALTEVIKANGGKETSTEYFAALITTLQTTLSNGQDDCEDSVTAMVSLLSMGMKCVPKEVLCTKFGTTTQTLLTTLAKFAESDNNNLLKSVLSCLSLLLRIQEKIVWSHSSTVQVYDAILNFIIHSKPKIRKAAQHAVCAILKSNKDLMHPISGYTATYCTKVLTSGTTASNTTTVLHVLTLLKELMPIFPKKELKPLCEEVLKLMTLNHPLLLSCGFQVFHGLFVSYPSSELVLTSTLNAKLLMALFDYRPTPIDTQPTLAWLAVQQEAYICLSKSDLSLCISQLKRIFKVCIELWVNGNTELLKASGSTLRILIEECIGHATDSTYHQSISVLFNLVTQCLSYQYKNACSQVLHTLSTFFKFYGKCAPSIFLECIKSLGQLRDSNEITFVNELEMTIGAGIKYIGPEYIISDKVIPLKVDDVGEFKRSWLLPVLKDSISNSTLKCYIDHFLPLALKCREMYENALKANDKITAISYDLLESQIWALLASFCSNPSDISTSFRIIARTMGTMLSSRKELRDTILVSLRKLIASVSKNDDVPDDKEQLSYFAKNFLPICLNLYTNPAHGTDEQATRFSALETIKMYLTLSDDEIKEQLFNKCCGMLDNSKDADHTVIESILDIIGVLVPYQSVKTLKSFFDSRISKAKQLKNFKEEKKYFRILEEICSSKSLTCNKFVKKNFENIQNFILSTAQNAAATSRGPRLRCLAHLLDHTDDDNVIQSILTHLPEAVLCCKGSTVNKRCRECAFSLINKMALLAIKVENGLENFLNALSAGLAGSIPMMSCTILALASVLHNRKDEINSIQFETILSNICLLITTGTREVVSSALSFIKVMITSFSDGLMPYLSTILSSLSKMTDDCKRKFRQETKNIYQRLVRKFGTNLIIQMVPNTDVQTHVRLRALNKESERLKRNKEKRTKEKINDKVDVDFSLKTKPKTFEEILAECEEDDELETNLNQIPKAKQEKGRKKKSADNYLHESEDDILDFTEATSNRKILMSKPKSEHNTNIHKLSSVDDSIKTAPDGRLIITDEPQAPTKSGIDEEDVDDNDSDNDMPSKKRLKYTPGGKGIHRPFDKNLEKGRINKQVKKNKMQNEGQGSYNKNKGKKSNGNVRPFSYTDFKSYGASNKKKRKRN from the exons ATGGcaaagtttagaaaaaaattgaagtcCAAAGGTAAACGATGGGTAAAAGGACAAAGCTCAGTCACCAATCCAGattcaaaaaaatatcgttcccaagcacaaattaatttttgcaagCCAATATTTG GAGGAACTGTTCAAAATGAAGGAAAAAGTTTGTTAACTCAAAACAAATTGAAggaacatgataatattacgaATAGTTATGGTTTTAACAAATCTAAACCAGATGATGTTATGTCTCATACTTCTGCATCGACTTACAAAACATTTGAAACATTTGCTTCTGATTGGAGCTCGTGTACCAATCCATcttttaatag gTTACTAAAAAATTTTAGTTCAAACTCTTATTTACATAAAGAAATGTTAGCCATACTTGCAGCATTAACTGAAGTAATTAAGGCTAATGGAGGCAAAGAAACTTCCACAGAATATTTTGCAGCTCTT atTACTACCTTACAAACAACCTTAAGTAATGGACAGGATGATTGTGAAGATAGTGTTACAGCTATGGTATCGTTATTAAGTATGGGTATGAAATGTGTTCCTAAAGAAGTTCTTTGTACTAAATTTGGAACGACCACTCAAACTTTATTAACAACACTTGCAAAATTTGCTGAATcagataataacaatttattaaaatct gtattaagttGTTTATCTTTGTTACTTCGTATCcaagaaaaaattgtttggtcTCATAGTTCTACAGTACAAGTGTAtgatgcaattttaaattttattatacattcaaaacCTAAG ATTCGTAAAGCTGCTCAACATGCGGTGTGTGCTATATTAAAATCTAACAAAGATTTAATGCATCCTATATCAGGTTATACCGCTACATATTGTACTAAAGTGTTAACATCGGGTACAACAGCTAGTAACACAACAACTGTTCTTCATGTTCTAACTTTATTAAAGGAATTGATGCCCATTTTTCCTAAAAAAGAACTCAAA cctcTTTGTGAAGAAGTCTTAAAGTTGATGACTCTAAACCATCCATTATTGCTTTCATGTGGTTTTCAAGTATTCCATGGCTTATTTGTTTCTTACCCATCATCAGAACTTGTTCTTACATCTACACTGAATGCCAAGTTATTAATGGCTCTTTTTGATTATCGTCCTACACCAATAGATACACAACCTACTTTAGCTTGGTTAGCTGTCCAACAAGAAGCTTACATCTGTTTATCAAa gagtGACTTATCATTATGCATCTCCCAGCTAAAAAGAATATTCAAAGTATGTATTGAACTTTGGGTTAATGGCAACACGGAATTATTAAAAGCATCCGGCTCTACATTACGTATTCTTATTGAAGAGTGTATTGGACACGCTACTGATTCAACTTATCATCAAAGTATTtctgttttattcaatttagtaACTCAGTGTTTATCCTATCAGTATAAAAATGCTTGTTCTCAAGTTTTACATACACTATCTACATTTTTcaag TTTTATGGAAAATGTGCCCCTAGTATATTCTTAGAATGTATAAAATCATTGGGACAGCTTAGAGATTCTAATGAAATCACATTTGTAAATGAATTGGAAATGACAATTGGTGCAGGTATCAAGTATATTGGGcctgaatatattatttcagataAAGTTATTCCATTAAAG gtgGATGATGTTGGAGAATTTAAGCGTAGTTGGTTATTACCTGTTTTAAAAGATAGTATTTCAAACTCTACACTTAAATGCTATATAGATCACTTTTTACCTTTGGCACTAAAATGTCG AGAAATGTATGAAAATGCTTTAAAAGctaatgataaaataactgcCATTAGTTATGATCTTCTGGAATCACAAATTTGGGCTTTATTGGCTAGTTTTTGTTCAAATCCTTCTGATATATCCACATCGTTTCGG ATTATTGCCAGAACCATGGGTACTATGTTGAGTTCTCGTAAGGAGTTAAGAGATACGATTCTTGTTTCATTAAGGAAACTTATAGCTTCGGTTTCTAAAAATGATGATGTGCCCGATGATAAAGAACAATTGTCTTATTTTGCAAAAAACTTTTTACCAATCTGTTTGAATTTATATACTAACCCTGCTCACGGTACAGACGAACAAGCTACTAGATTTTCTGCTTTGGAAACAatcaaa atgTATTTGACATTGTCAGACGATGAAATAAAAGaacagttatttaataaatgttgtggTATGCTGGATAATTCAAAAGATGCGGACCATACAGTGATAGAAAGCATTCTTGATATTATTGGAGTATTGGTACCTTATCAATCTGTTAAGAcactaaaatcattttttgattCCCGAATTTCTAAAgccaaacaattaaaaaatttcaaagaagaaaagaaatattttag gaTTCTGGAAGAAATTTGCAGTTCTAAGTCTCTGACTTgcaataaatttgtaaaaaaaaattttgaaaacattcaaAACTTTATATTGTCAACAGCTCAAAATGCTGCGGCTACCAGTCGTGGg CCTCGATTACGATGTTTAGCACATCTCTTAGATCATACTGATGATGACAATGTGATTCAAAGTATATTAACTCATCTCCCTGAAGCTGTACTTTGCTGTAAAGGTTCCACTGTGAATAAACGATGTCGTGAATGTGCTTTTTCATTGATTAATAAAATGGCTTTATTAGCAATTAAAGTTGAAAACGGCTTagaaaactttttaaatgcTTTATCAGCAGGATTAGCTGGTTCAATTCCAATGATGAGTTGTACTATTTTAGCATTAGCTTCAGTTCTCCATAACCGTAAag atgaaattaattcaattcaatttgaaacaattttaagtaatatttgttTACTTATTACAACTGGAACAAGAGAAGTCGTTAGCTCAGCTTTAAGCTTTATCAAAGTGATGATTACTTCATTTTCTGATGGTCTGATGCCCTATCTTTCAACAATT ttgagtTCTCTTTCAAAAATGACAGATGATTGTAAACGAAAATTTCGTCaggaaactaaaaatatataccaaagaCTGGTACGTAAATTTGGTACAAATCTTATCATACAAATGGTACCAAATACAGATGTTCAAACACATGTACGTTTACGTGCCTTAAATAAAGAATCTGAACGATTAAAGAGAAATAAGGAAAAAAGAACAAAAgagaaaataaatgataaagttGATGTTGACTTTAGTCTTAAAACTAAACCCAAaac ATTTGAAGAGATTCTGGCTGAATGTGAAGAAGATGATGAATTAGAAACTAATTTAAACCAAATCCCAAAAGCCAAACAAGAAAAAGGCAGAAAGAAAAAATCTGCTGACAATTATTTGCACGAAAGTGAAGATGATATATTAGATTTTACTGAAGCAACTTCAAATAGGAAAATTTTGA TGTCAAAACCTAAAAGTgaacataatacaaatattcataAGTTATCTAGTGTTGATGATAGTATAAAAACTGCTCCTGATGGACGCCTTATAATCACAGATGAACCTCAAGCACCAACAAAGTCTG GTATTGACGAAGAGGATGTTGACGACAACGATAGTGATAATGACATGCCATcaaaaaaacgattaaaatatactc ctGGTGGCAAAGGTATTCATCGaccatttgataaaaatttggaaaaaggAAGGATAAACAAACAAGTGAAGAAGAATAAAATGCAAAATGAGGGACAAGGAtcttacaacaaaaataaaggaAAGAAATCTAATGGAAATGTACGTCCATTTTCTTACACTGATTTCAAAAGTTACGGagcttcaaataaaaaaaaaagaaaaagaaattag
- the LOC100167985 gene encoding RRP12-like protein isoform X1, which yields MAKFRKKLKSKGKRWVKGQSSVTNPDSKKYRSQAQINFCKPIFGGTVQNEGKSLLTQNKLKEHDNITNSYGFNKSKPDDVMSHTSASTYKTFETFASDWSSCTNPSFNRLLKNFSSNSYLHKEMLAILAALTEVIKANGGKETSTEYFAALITTLQTTLSNGQDDCEDSVTAMVSLLSMGMKCVPKEVLCTKFGTTTQTLLTTLAKFAESDNNNLLKSVLSCLSLLLRIQEKIVWSHSSTVQVYDAILNFIIHSKPKIRKAAQHAVCAILKSNKDLMHPISGYTATYCTKVLTSGTTASNTTTVLHVLTLLKELMPIFPKKELKPLCEEVLKLMTLNHPLLLSCGFQVFHGLFVSYPSSELVLTSTLNAKLLMALFDYRPTPIDTQPTLAWLAVQQEAYICLSKSDLSLCISQLKRIFKVCIELWVNGNTELLKASGSTLRILIEECIGHATDSTYHQSISVLFNLVTQCLSYQYKNACSQVLHTLSTFFKFYGKCAPSIFLECIKSLGQLRDSNEITFVNELEMTIGAGIKYIGPEYIISDKVIPLKVDDVGEFKRSWLLPVLKDSISNSTLKCYIDHFLPLALKCREMYENALKANDKITAISYDLLESQIWALLASFCSNPSDISTSFRIIARTMGTMLSSRKELRDTILVSLRKLIASVSKNDDVPDDKEQLSYFAKNFLPICLNLYTNPAHGTDEQATRFSALETIKMYLTLSDDEIKEQLFNKCCGMLDNSKDADHTVIESILDIIGVLVPYQSVKTLKSFFDSRISKAKQLKNFKEEKKYFRILEEICSSKSLTCNKFVKKNFENIQNFILSTAQNAAATSRGPRLRCLAHLLDHTDDDNVIQSILTHLPEAVLCCKGSTVNKRCRECAFSLINKMALLAIKVENGLENFLNALSAGLAGSIPMMSCTILALASVLHNRKDEINSIQFETILSNICLLITTGTREVVSSALSFIKVMITSFSDGLMPYLSTILSSLSKMTDDCKRKFRQETKNIYQRLVRKFGTNLIIQMVPNTDVQTHVRLRALNKESERLKRNKEKRTKEKINDKVDVDFSLKTKPKTFEEILAECEEDDELETNLNQIPKAKQEKGRKKKSADNYLHESEDDILDFTEATSNRKILMSKPKSEHNTNIHKLSSVDDSIKTAPDGRLIITDEPQAPTKSVGIDEEDVDDNDSDNDMPSKKRLKYTPGGKGIHRPFDKNLEKGRINKQVKKNKMQNEGQGSYNKNKGKKSNGNVRPFSYTDFKSYGASNKKKRKRN from the exons ATGGcaaagtttagaaaaaaattgaagtcCAAAGGTAAACGATGGGTAAAAGGACAAAGCTCAGTCACCAATCCAGattcaaaaaaatatcgttcccaagcacaaattaatttttgcaagCCAATATTTG GAGGAACTGTTCAAAATGAAGGAAAAAGTTTGTTAACTCAAAACAAATTGAAggaacatgataatattacgaATAGTTATGGTTTTAACAAATCTAAACCAGATGATGTTATGTCTCATACTTCTGCATCGACTTACAAAACATTTGAAACATTTGCTTCTGATTGGAGCTCGTGTACCAATCCATcttttaatag gTTACTAAAAAATTTTAGTTCAAACTCTTATTTACATAAAGAAATGTTAGCCATACTTGCAGCATTAACTGAAGTAATTAAGGCTAATGGAGGCAAAGAAACTTCCACAGAATATTTTGCAGCTCTT atTACTACCTTACAAACAACCTTAAGTAATGGACAGGATGATTGTGAAGATAGTGTTACAGCTATGGTATCGTTATTAAGTATGGGTATGAAATGTGTTCCTAAAGAAGTTCTTTGTACTAAATTTGGAACGACCACTCAAACTTTATTAACAACACTTGCAAAATTTGCTGAATcagataataacaatttattaaaatct gtattaagttGTTTATCTTTGTTACTTCGTATCcaagaaaaaattgtttggtcTCATAGTTCTACAGTACAAGTGTAtgatgcaattttaaattttattatacattcaaaacCTAAG ATTCGTAAAGCTGCTCAACATGCGGTGTGTGCTATATTAAAATCTAACAAAGATTTAATGCATCCTATATCAGGTTATACCGCTACATATTGTACTAAAGTGTTAACATCGGGTACAACAGCTAGTAACACAACAACTGTTCTTCATGTTCTAACTTTATTAAAGGAATTGATGCCCATTTTTCCTAAAAAAGAACTCAAA cctcTTTGTGAAGAAGTCTTAAAGTTGATGACTCTAAACCATCCATTATTGCTTTCATGTGGTTTTCAAGTATTCCATGGCTTATTTGTTTCTTACCCATCATCAGAACTTGTTCTTACATCTACACTGAATGCCAAGTTATTAATGGCTCTTTTTGATTATCGTCCTACACCAATAGATACACAACCTACTTTAGCTTGGTTAGCTGTCCAACAAGAAGCTTACATCTGTTTATCAAa gagtGACTTATCATTATGCATCTCCCAGCTAAAAAGAATATTCAAAGTATGTATTGAACTTTGGGTTAATGGCAACACGGAATTATTAAAAGCATCCGGCTCTACATTACGTATTCTTATTGAAGAGTGTATTGGACACGCTACTGATTCAACTTATCATCAAAGTATTtctgttttattcaatttagtaACTCAGTGTTTATCCTATCAGTATAAAAATGCTTGTTCTCAAGTTTTACATACACTATCTACATTTTTcaag TTTTATGGAAAATGTGCCCCTAGTATATTCTTAGAATGTATAAAATCATTGGGACAGCTTAGAGATTCTAATGAAATCACATTTGTAAATGAATTGGAAATGACAATTGGTGCAGGTATCAAGTATATTGGGcctgaatatattatttcagataAAGTTATTCCATTAAAG gtgGATGATGTTGGAGAATTTAAGCGTAGTTGGTTATTACCTGTTTTAAAAGATAGTATTTCAAACTCTACACTTAAATGCTATATAGATCACTTTTTACCTTTGGCACTAAAATGTCG AGAAATGTATGAAAATGCTTTAAAAGctaatgataaaataactgcCATTAGTTATGATCTTCTGGAATCACAAATTTGGGCTTTATTGGCTAGTTTTTGTTCAAATCCTTCTGATATATCCACATCGTTTCGG ATTATTGCCAGAACCATGGGTACTATGTTGAGTTCTCGTAAGGAGTTAAGAGATACGATTCTTGTTTCATTAAGGAAACTTATAGCTTCGGTTTCTAAAAATGATGATGTGCCCGATGATAAAGAACAATTGTCTTATTTTGCAAAAAACTTTTTACCAATCTGTTTGAATTTATATACTAACCCTGCTCACGGTACAGACGAACAAGCTACTAGATTTTCTGCTTTGGAAACAatcaaa atgTATTTGACATTGTCAGACGATGAAATAAAAGaacagttatttaataaatgttgtggTATGCTGGATAATTCAAAAGATGCGGACCATACAGTGATAGAAAGCATTCTTGATATTATTGGAGTATTGGTACCTTATCAATCTGTTAAGAcactaaaatcattttttgattCCCGAATTTCTAAAgccaaacaattaaaaaatttcaaagaagaaaagaaatattttag gaTTCTGGAAGAAATTTGCAGTTCTAAGTCTCTGACTTgcaataaatttgtaaaaaaaaattttgaaaacattcaaAACTTTATATTGTCAACAGCTCAAAATGCTGCGGCTACCAGTCGTGGg CCTCGATTACGATGTTTAGCACATCTCTTAGATCATACTGATGATGACAATGTGATTCAAAGTATATTAACTCATCTCCCTGAAGCTGTACTTTGCTGTAAAGGTTCCACTGTGAATAAACGATGTCGTGAATGTGCTTTTTCATTGATTAATAAAATGGCTTTATTAGCAATTAAAGTTGAAAACGGCTTagaaaactttttaaatgcTTTATCAGCAGGATTAGCTGGTTCAATTCCAATGATGAGTTGTACTATTTTAGCATTAGCTTCAGTTCTCCATAACCGTAAag atgaaattaattcaattcaatttgaaacaattttaagtaatatttgttTACTTATTACAACTGGAACAAGAGAAGTCGTTAGCTCAGCTTTAAGCTTTATCAAAGTGATGATTACTTCATTTTCTGATGGTCTGATGCCCTATCTTTCAACAATT ttgagtTCTCTTTCAAAAATGACAGATGATTGTAAACGAAAATTTCGTCaggaaactaaaaatatataccaaagaCTGGTACGTAAATTTGGTACAAATCTTATCATACAAATGGTACCAAATACAGATGTTCAAACACATGTACGTTTACGTGCCTTAAATAAAGAATCTGAACGATTAAAGAGAAATAAGGAAAAAAGAACAAAAgagaaaataaatgataaagttGATGTTGACTTTAGTCTTAAAACTAAACCCAAaac ATTTGAAGAGATTCTGGCTGAATGTGAAGAAGATGATGAATTAGAAACTAATTTAAACCAAATCCCAAAAGCCAAACAAGAAAAAGGCAGAAAGAAAAAATCTGCTGACAATTATTTGCACGAAAGTGAAGATGATATATTAGATTTTACTGAAGCAACTTCAAATAGGAAAATTTTGA TGTCAAAACCTAAAAGTgaacataatacaaatattcataAGTTATCTAGTGTTGATGATAGTATAAAAACTGCTCCTGATGGACGCCTTATAATCACAGATGAACCTCAAGCACCAACAAAGTCTG tAGGTATTGACGAAGAGGATGTTGACGACAACGATAGTGATAATGACATGCCATcaaaaaaacgattaaaatatactc ctGGTGGCAAAGGTATTCATCGaccatttgataaaaatttggaaaaaggAAGGATAAACAAACAAGTGAAGAAGAATAAAATGCAAAATGAGGGACAAGGAtcttacaacaaaaataaaggaAAGAAATCTAATGGAAATGTACGTCCATTTTCTTACACTGATTTCAAAAGTTACGGagcttcaaataaaaaaaaaagaaaaagaaattag
- the LOC100571360 gene encoding protein Smaug homolog 2-like, with product MDEMKQLAEALMQCKSFKERQERLSESLDHLSFNYPDLYTVLYREMKKRELDSNDPSKITKWLNNQSSKSFVRLHEALMLVKNNNIMAKEEYMYNLRRMLNQTIENGTNIQIAVKICNLIEKSPNLTIIHKNLKHLIRQVNQLNNSERHMPTETLTGNFWPSYFRPPPINHFQPFNVRPAQQPNTSVWPNILQPTNLNSAPAGLPHFRMECFGYNHLEMIAKTNRATTLGDPQSLDDLTILNQEMDGAVAKWLHYLKLHKYQWFFNSLSYLEIEFIDEDNIDDFIAKVNKNSITKGAQKKICLSTKTLRDRTQKLNNLLLALDLEVTPNELCEYMSYMRDLLHYPIPNKNCVVGDQLQQDIVLVMEKLLNQLLEKLGKIRSLAAQSLLGMSINKYLECTLLIIGNQTFMKQQIDETLMFAETLKCRVHRIPRNFN from the exons A TGGACGAAATGAAACAATTAGCAGAGGCATTAATGCAGTGTAAATCATTCAAAGAACGACAAGAACGTCTGAGTGAATCTCTAGATCATCTGTCATTCAACTATCCTGATCTATACACTGTGTTGTATAGAGAGATGAAAAAAAGAGAACTGGATTCCAATGATCCAAGTAAAATTACTAAATGGTTAAATAATCAATCGTCAAAATCATTTGTAAGACTTCATGAAGCATTGATgttggtaaaaaataacaacataatggCCAAAGAGGagtatatgtacaatttaagacGTATGCTAAACCAAACAATTGAAAATGGTACCAACATTCAGATAGCAGTGAAAATATGCAATTTGATTGAGAAGTCACCAAACTTAACCATCATTCACAA gAATTTGAAACATCTAATTCGCCAAGTAAACCAACTGAACAACAGTGAGCGCCACATGCCGACAGAAACCTTGACAGGAAACTTTTGGCCAAGTTATTTTAGACCACCGCCCATAAATCATTTCCAACCATTTAATGTTCGGCCTGCTCAACAGCCGAACACCTCTGTTTGGCCAAACATTCTGCAACCGACAAATTTAAATTCTGCTCCTGCAGGTCTACCACATTTTAGAA tggAATGTTTTGGCTACAACCATCTGGAAATGATTGCAAAGACCAACAGGGCCACTACTTTGGGGGACCCACAGTCACTTGACGACCTGACTATTCTCAATCAAGAAATGGATGGAGCAGTTGCCAAGTGGCTTCACTACTTGAAACTACATAAATACCAATGGTTCTTCAACAGCCTCAGTTATCTGGAAATTGAATTCATTGATGAGGACAATATCGATGATTTCATAGctaaagttaacaaaaattccATTACAAAAGGTGCACAAAAGAAGATATGCTTATCAACAAAGACGTTGAGGGATCGGACACAAAAGTTGAACAACTTATTATtg GCTTTGGATTTGGAAGTTACTCCCAATGAACTGTGTGAATACATGTCGTACATGCGAGACTTATTGCATTATCCCATACCGAACAAGAATTGTGTGGTTGGCGACCAACTACAACAAGACATAGTCCTTGTCATGGAGAAACTGTTAAATCAACTGCTAGAAAAACTTGGAAAGATTCGTTCTTTAGCTGCCCAGAGTCTACTTGGAATGTCTATCAACAAATACTTGGAATGCACCTTATTAATAATCGGTAATCAAACATTCATGAAACAGCAAATTGACGAGACTTTGATGTTTGCTGAAACTTTAAAATGCAGAGTCCATAGAATTCCTAGAAATTTTAActaa